In the Chloroflexota bacterium genome, one interval contains:
- a CDS encoding AIR synthase family protein → MRTGKLPPDILEKLVFPYLGMRRKDVLVHAALGEDSAVIDFGDSVCVVSTDPITGATKRSGWLAVHISCNDVAANGATPLGVLPTLLLTEESTEDEVRGIMEEVHQAALELGVEVLGGHTEVTPGLPMTIISLAAIGRAPKERFVTSAGAQPGDDLLITKSAAIEGTAILAIDYGDMLLRTLDLATVQRAQALIRQISVVPEGIKAAACGVSAMHDVTEGGVIGGLFELAEASGVGLEVWLERIPIRPETEAICALFGADPLRLISSGAMLITARDGQRIKGALEEQGIAASLIGRVTEGERLLYREGVGIPLVPCERDELWRILEKIK, encoded by the coding sequence ATGCGCACAGGAAAACTCCCTCCAGATATTTTAGAAAAACTGGTCTTCCCCTACCTGGGGATGAGACGGAAGGATGTCCTGGTTCACGCTGCCCTGGGCGAGGACTCGGCCGTCATCGATTTCGGGGATTCGGTCTGTGTGGTCTCCACCGATCCCATCACCGGGGCCACTAAGCGTTCGGGCTGGTTGGCCGTCCATATCTCCTGTAACGATGTGGCGGCCAATGGGGCCACGCCGCTGGGCGTTCTTCCCACGTTGCTGTTGACGGAGGAGAGCACTGAGGATGAGGTGCGGGGCATCATGGAGGAGGTGCATCAGGCGGCATTGGAGCTGGGTGTCGAGGTGCTTGGGGGGCATACAGAGGTTACCCCTGGCTTGCCCATGACCATCATCTCTCTGGCGGCCATCGGTCGGGCACCCAAGGAGCGCTTCGTTACCTCCGCTGGGGCCCAGCCCGGGGACGATCTCTTGATCACCAAGAGTGCGGCTATAGAGGGAACGGCCATTCTGGCCATAGATTATGGGGATATGCTGCTGCGTACTCTGGATCTGGCTACCGTACAGCGAGCCCAGGCCCTTATTCGCCAGATCAGCGTTGTCCCTGAGGGGATCAAGGCGGCGGCTTGTGGCGTTAGTGCTATGCACGATGTCACGGAGGGTGGAGTGATCGGGGGGCTTTTCGAGTTGGCTGAGGCCTCAGGGGTGGGATTGGAGGTCTGGCTGGAGAGGATCCCTATTCGGCCCGAAACCGAGGCGATCTGTGCCCTCTTTGGGGCTGACCCTCTGCGGCTGATCTCCAGTGGAGCGATGCTGATCACAGCCAGAGATGGGCAAAGGATAAAGGGGGCACTCGAAGAGCAAGGAATCGCCGCATCCCTCATCGGGCGGGTGACCGAAGGGGAGAGGCTGCTCTATAGAGAGGGTGTAGGTATCCCTCTCGTGCCCTGTGAGAGGGACGAGCTCTGGCGAATACTAGAGAAGATAAAATAA
- a CDS encoding MBL fold metallo-hydrolase, with product MRIKFWGTRGSIPVPGAATLRYGGNTACLQVITDDNTLIIIDCGTGIRNLGHWLDKHWPHPIRGHILLSHLHWDHIQGFPFFVPAFRPENEFAIYGPQDMDRRLDEVFAGQMEYPYFPLRLRQLPARLTFHELTEGSFQIDNIEVTTLPLHHTSLTLGYRLQINGSVLVYASDTEPHAPQRAALSSYVNHRLTSGHGEGDRFTHEGNRRLASFAQCAQLLIHDAQYTAEEYTERVGWGHSSVDYAVDVAVEAQVGQLALFHHDPDHTDQVIERLERYAQERAAQCGAAMRVFAAAEGQELRLGRVDQPVQEAR from the coding sequence ATGAGAATTAAGTTTTGGGGCACCCGAGGGTCTATACCAGTACCCGGCGCCGCTACTTTAAGGTACGGCGGCAATACAGCCTGCCTTCAGGTGATCACTGACGATAACACCCTGATCATCATCGACTGTGGCACAGGGATAAGGAATCTCGGCCACTGGCTGGATAAGCACTGGCCCCACCCCATCAGGGGACACATCCTGCTTTCTCATTTGCACTGGGACCACATTCAGGGTTTCCCCTTCTTTGTTCCTGCCTTTAGGCCTGAAAATGAGTTCGCCATTTATGGCCCTCAGGATATGGATAGAAGGCTGGATGAGGTCTTCGCTGGGCAGATGGAGTACCCCTATTTTCCGCTGCGGTTGAGGCAACTACCTGCTCGACTGACCTTCCATGAGTTAACCGAGGGCTCGTTCCAGATCGATAACATAGAGGTCACTACCCTCCCCCTTCATCATACCTCCCTAACCCTTGGCTACCGCCTTCAGATCAATGGGTCGGTCCTGGTTTATGCCTCTGATACTGAACCCCACGCCCCCCAGCGGGCGGCCCTCTCTAGTTATGTAAACCATCGTCTCACCTCCGGCCACGGGGAGGGTGATCGTTTCACCCATGAGGGTAATCGTCGCCTGGCCTCCTTCGCCCAGTGTGCTCAGCTGTTGATCCACGATGCCCAGTACACGGCTGAGGAGTACACGGAAAGGGTTGGTTGGGGACATAGCAGCGTTGACTACGCCGTAGATGTGGCTGTTGAGGCGCAGGTGGGGCAACTGGCCCTCTTTCATCATGATCCTGACCACACTGATCAAGTCATAGAGAGGTTAGAGCGGTATGCTCAGGAGCGGGCGGCTCAGTGCGGAGCAGCTATGAGAGTCTTTGCGGCGGCGGAGGGACAGGAGCTCCGCTTGGGGAGAGTGGATCAGCCGGTGCAGGAGGCGCGGTGA
- a CDS encoding stage II sporulation protein M: MIEKAVIISERDIREAAAGWRSLVPLALLAVVFPVLLVLGMQSLQPLLRELNLFSDLSKIFPFLALMIGFLPSSFSLVFALEGFAGERERRTLEWLLVTPLTDGEIYLGKFMAAVIPSLTFTYVSIVIFSLVSILTGFGVVTNQLLSQVIGINTVQCALMTAAALIVSSNALTTRGANLMAIFIITPVLALLQFEYLLLQSGYLPIVWLLVLAALVVTVLLVRLGVRLFDREAVLSQESYRPSRRETLAKAWSMFLCPTESLGRWDIYGHSVALLRQNLVALLIVVGVMLLSFGGAYGYSLSHPLGLSIVPSGLSSGAPSGPVAGLPSLTVQGIFLHNLRALLVGAVLALFSFGTFALLTVMLPLAVLGFFAGQVATAGGEPLRYLLAWVLPHGLIELPTLAIAAAFNFALGMAVFNTRAGHPIGECVLQAAMNWLRILLTFIVPLLLLSAILEVHLTPRVITLFYGP, translated from the coding sequence ATGATAGAGAAGGCTGTGATCATCAGCGAGCGGGATATACGGGAGGCAGCGGCGGGATGGCGTTCCTTGGTTCCCCTGGCTCTGCTGGCCGTAGTCTTCCCTGTCCTGTTGGTCCTGGGAATGCAGTCGCTGCAACCCCTTCTGCGGGAGCTGAACCTTTTCTCTGACCTGAGCAAGATTTTCCCCTTCCTGGCCCTGATGATCGGCTTTTTGCCCTCCTCGTTCTCCCTGGTCTTCGCCCTGGAGGGCTTCGCTGGCGAACGGGAACGACGCACGCTGGAGTGGTTGTTAGTGACGCCCCTGACGGACGGGGAAATCTACCTGGGGAAGTTTATGGCGGCCGTTATCCCCTCTTTAACCTTCACCTATGTTTCCATCGTCATCTTCAGTCTGGTTTCCATCTTAACGGGTTTCGGTGTGGTGACGAATCAACTGCTTTCTCAGGTGATAGGCATCAACACCGTTCAGTGTGCCCTGATGACGGCGGCAGCCCTCATTGTCTCCAGCAATGCTCTCACGACGCGAGGGGCGAACTTAATGGCCATTTTTATCATAACGCCTGTCTTAGCTCTGCTCCAGTTTGAGTATCTGTTGTTGCAATCTGGCTATCTCCCTATCGTCTGGCTGCTCGTCCTGGCGGCTCTGGTCGTAACCGTGCTTCTGGTGCGCCTGGGGGTGAGGCTTTTTGACCGTGAGGCGGTCCTCTCCCAGGAGAGCTATCGCCCCAGCCGACGCGAGACACTAGCGAAGGCCTGGTCGATGTTCCTGTGTCCAACGGAGTCGTTGGGGCGGTGGGACATATATGGACATTCGGTCGCCTTACTGCGCCAGAATCTCGTTGCCTTGCTGATCGTTGTAGGTGTGATGCTGCTCAGTTTTGGGGGAGCCTATGGCTACTCCCTCTCTCATCCGCTGGGATTGAGCATAGTCCCATCCGGGCTGTCTTCCGGGGCACCGTCTGGGCCGGTCGCTGGGCTGCCGAGTCTGACCGTCCAGGGCATATTCCTCCACAATCTGAGGGCTCTGCTGGTGGGGGCGGTCTTAGCGTTGTTCTCCTTTGGCACGTTTGCTTTGCTCACGGTGATGCTGCCCCTGGCCGTTCTGGGGTTCTTCGCCGGGCAGGTGGCTACGGCCGGTGGGGAGCCCCTGCGTTACCTTCTGGCCTGGGTCCTCCCGCATGGCCTGATTGAGCTCCCCACCCTGGCTATCGCCGCCGCTTTCAATTTTGCCCTGGGGATGGCCGTTTTCAATACTAGGGCTGGTCATCCGATTGGGGAGTGTGTTTTGCAGGCGGCGATGAACTGGCTGCGCATCCTGCTGACGTTCATCGTTCCCCTGCTGCTCCTGTCGGCTATATTAGAAGTCCACCTCACCCCTCGGGTCATCACCCTGTTCTACGGACCGTAG
- a CDS encoding ABC transporter ATP-binding protein — MIVASALTKQFGPLTAVDGLTFEVNPGETLALLGPNGAGKTTTVRMLSGLLRPTAGQASIAGYDTVQEAARVHAVVGLLTEQPGFYPRMDPLAYLLFFGQLYGLSPRAIQQRSEELLTRFGLWEHRHTAIGAFSAGMRQRMALMRALIHNPAVLFLDEPTSALDPSNAKIVRDYIAELKRGGHTIIVCTHNLAEAELLADSVAIIRSGRLLKWGPLARVKDELLGPPTFEVRLCPAAGAALDEAVPGLRRLVQVENTGPDWLRFRTESPTATNPLVVRSLVEAGHQVVSLAEVPRSLEDVYLKLVAA, encoded by the coding sequence ATGATCGTCGCCTCCGCTCTAACTAAGCAGTTTGGCCCTCTTACCGCTGTGGATGGACTCACCTTTGAGGTGAACCCTGGGGAAACCCTGGCTCTGTTAGGGCCGAATGGAGCGGGGAAAACGACGACAGTCAGGATGCTGAGTGGTTTACTACGCCCCACGGCTGGGCAGGCCAGCATTGCTGGATACGATACCGTTCAAGAGGCGGCGAGGGTACACGCTGTAGTGGGGCTACTGACCGAGCAGCCAGGCTTTTATCCCCGTATGGACCCGCTCGCCTATCTGCTCTTTTTCGGGCAGCTGTATGGCCTATCCCCACGGGCCATTCAGCAGCGCAGCGAGGAGTTGCTGACCAGGTTCGGACTCTGGGAGCATAGACATACGGCTATCGGCGCTTTTTCGGCCGGTATGCGGCAACGCATGGCCCTGATGCGGGCCTTGATTCATAATCCGGCAGTGCTATTCCTGGATGAGCCCACCTCGGCCCTTGACCCCAGCAATGCGAAGATTGTCCGCGATTATATCGCCGAATTGAAGCGCGGTGGTCATACAATCATCGTCTGTACGCACAATTTGGCCGAGGCGGAGCTGTTGGCTGACAGCGTGGCCATCATCAGGTCCGGGCGGCTGCTGAAGTGGGGTCCATTGGCCAGGGTGAAGGATGAACTCCTTGGTCCACCTACCTTCGAGGTGCGGCTGTGTCCCGCTGCTGGGGCAGCGCTGGATGAGGCCGTTCCTGGGCTAAGGAGGCTCGTTCAGGTGGAGAATACTGGTCCTGATTGGCTGCGCTTTCGGACCGAGAGTCCGACGGCGACCAATCCGCTGGTCGTAAGGTCTTTGGTCGAGGCTGGACATCAGGTCGTTTCCCTGGCGGAGGTGCCGCGTAGCCTTGAGGATGTCTACCTTAAGTTAGTGGCTGCTTGA
- a CDS encoding NAD-dependent epimerase/dehydratase family protein: protein MTEILVTGGAGFIGSHIVEALLGMGLVPVVVDDLSSGEAANLPLGVTFYRLDITCAELARVFQRHCFESLIHCAAHVSVVGSMENPTLDLLVNVQGTQHLLKLCQEYAVPKIVFLSSGGAIYGETETPASEETPPAPQSYYGLHKYCAERLIELSGLDFAILRLANVYGPRQRGDLEGGVVAIFMERLRQREPVEIFGSGEQERDFVFVKDVVEAVLATLRYNKNDVWNIGTGCSTTINQLLSLLVQQLGEPVGVCYRPLRKGEIFRSCLDVSKIIAAGLWRPRYSLTEGLRETLGG, encoded by the coding sequence GTGACAGAGATACTAGTTACCGGAGGCGCTGGTTTCATCGGCTCGCACATCGTTGAGGCCCTTCTGGGGATGGGACTGGTTCCGGTGGTTGTGGATGACCTCAGCTCCGGTGAGGCAGCTAACCTCCCTCTGGGGGTAACCTTCTACCGGCTGGATATAACCTGTGCTGAACTGGCCAGAGTTTTTCAGCGCCATTGTTTTGAGTCCCTGATCCACTGTGCGGCGCATGTGAGCGTCGTCGGGTCTATGGAGAACCCGACCCTCGATCTACTGGTGAACGTCCAGGGCACACAGCACCTGCTTAAACTGTGCCAGGAGTACGCTGTGCCCAAGATCGTCTTTCTTTCCAGCGGTGGGGCTATCTATGGGGAGACGGAGACGCCAGCCTCCGAGGAGACCCCGCCGGCGCCGCAGAGCTACTATGGCCTGCACAAGTATTGTGCTGAGAGGCTGATCGAATTGAGTGGGCTCGACTTCGCCATCTTGCGCCTGGCCAACGTCTATGGCCCCCGTCAGAGGGGCGATTTGGAGGGAGGGGTGGTGGCCATTTTCATGGAGCGGCTACGCCAGCGTGAGCCAGTGGAGATTTTCGGCTCTGGCGAACAAGAGCGAGATTTTGTCTTCGTGAAGGATGTCGTCGAGGCCGTGTTGGCCACTTTGCGGTATAATAAGAATGATGTCTGGAACATTGGTACGGGCTGTTCTACCACTATCAACCAGCTATTGAGTCTTCTGGTGCAGCAGCTGGGCGAGCCGGTGGGGGTGTGCTATCGGCCGCTCAGGAAGGGAGAGATATTCCGGTCCTGTTTGGATGTATCTAAGATCATCGCCGCTGGCTTGTGGCGACCGCGGTATAGCCTGACCGAAGGGTTGCGTGAGACTTTAGGTGGGTAA
- a CDS encoding DUF11 domain-containing protein has translation MRNERGAAIIIVLFAVGVAALLIPPGLTLLSSLLIQLNQSDQMAMHYYAADSGIEYAIVSLKNDPSLRGNITTSYKNNPNNTTSITMPSDPPNGITTTVTVRLLNPGQWSSTQGPSLQLAEGIRHGLTALWHKASLPLSLVWDSHSTAEAASTEIVPNSKGVQDNTGSLLANVQSQDATTYDVNNASAGNNIMHFNGFSTTGLPTQGDLIAAVLTIVYSTDGSYPVTASAVDYLQWGKGSQGQPNASTFVNTSILPSRTRAPTSYNTETYDLLANQGQVGGLSLSDIPYINIRFTNTSTGSDKVLHVDYIKIAVSAGEAGLYLTKTVSPYIQNPSAPITYTVKLTNSTSQTQTFSSISDQLPYGFTYITSSSRWNGTVTADPSISTANNVQTLTWSGLSPSSVPGNGTATLVFQANTGTAGGNLYNSASCVTTNYGTISTGDTAPVQVLGDATVNLTPTAGPNGWTIMVIGDGAAVNKEIVIKWDDQTVVATVWSSSKGDFQVQFDIPSDSTGTFGTHTITAQNTTGKIYKAAASLRVQAKYEIITTTSLQTIRARVSFTDAGVAGIRVYSWLNQ, from the coding sequence ATGAGAAACGAGAGAGGCGCAGCAATCATCATCGTCCTCTTCGCTGTAGGGGTGGCGGCCCTCCTGATCCCCCCCGGGCTCACCCTGCTGAGCAGCCTGCTGATTCAGCTGAACCAGAGCGACCAGATGGCTATGCATTACTACGCCGCTGATTCAGGGATAGAATATGCCATTGTCAGCTTAAAGAACGATCCCAGCCTGCGCGGCAACATCACTACCTCTTATAAAAACAACCCGAACAATACCACCAGTATCACCATGCCCTCCGACCCCCCGAACGGGATCACTACCACCGTGACTGTCAGGCTGCTCAACCCCGGCCAATGGAGCTCCACGCAAGGACCTTCGCTCCAACTGGCTGAAGGTATTCGCCATGGACTGACAGCACTCTGGCACAAGGCTAGCCTCCCCTTATCCCTCGTTTGGGACAGTCACTCGACGGCCGAGGCGGCCAGCACCGAGATCGTCCCTAATAGCAAGGGGGTACAGGACAACACCGGCTCCCTGCTGGCTAACGTCCAGAGCCAGGATGCCACTACCTATGACGTCAATAACGCCTCAGCGGGCAACAACATCATGCACTTCAACGGCTTCAGCACCACAGGGCTGCCCACACAAGGCGACCTGATCGCCGCTGTGCTCACCATCGTCTACAGTACCGATGGGAGCTATCCCGTTACCGCCAGCGCGGTCGATTACCTCCAATGGGGAAAGGGCAGCCAGGGGCAACCGAACGCCTCTACCTTCGTGAATACGAGCATCCTGCCCTCGCGCACCAGGGCACCGACCTCTTATAATACCGAGACCTACGATCTGTTGGCCAACCAGGGCCAGGTAGGCGGGCTGAGCCTGAGCGATATCCCGTATATTAACATCCGCTTCACCAACACCAGTACCGGGTCGGATAAGGTCCTGCACGTTGACTACATCAAGATCGCGGTCAGCGCTGGGGAGGCAGGCTTATATCTCACCAAGACCGTCTCCCCCTACATTCAAAACCCAAGCGCGCCCATCACCTACACCGTCAAACTGACCAACTCCACGTCTCAGACGCAGACCTTCAGCTCCATCTCCGATCAGCTCCCTTATGGCTTCACCTATATCACCAGCTCCAGCCGCTGGAATGGGACAGTGACCGCCGACCCCAGCATCAGCACCGCCAACAACGTCCAGACGCTGACCTGGAGCGGTCTCTCGCCCTCCAGCGTGCCCGGCAATGGCACGGCTACCCTCGTCTTCCAGGCCAACACGGGGACCGCTGGCGGCAACCTCTATAATAGTGCCTCTTGCGTCACCACCAATTACGGTACCATCAGCACTGGCGATACCGCCCCGGTCCAGGTGTTGGGCGATGCCACCGTTAACCTCACCCCGACTGCAGGGCCCAACGGCTGGACGATCATGGTCATCGGCGATGGCGCTGCTGTCAACAAAGAGATAGTCATCAAGTGGGATGACCAGACCGTAGTGGCGACGGTGTGGTCCTCCAGCAAGGGGGATTTCCAGGTCCAATTCGACATCCCTTCAGATAGTACGGGCACCTTTGGTACGCACACCATCACCGCGCAGAATACGACCGGTAAGATTTACAAGGCAGCGGCCAGCCTGAGGGTGCAGGCGAAGTACGAGATCATCACCACCACGTCGCTGCAAACGATAAGGGCCAGGGTATCCTTCACTGATGCGGGGGTGGCGGGGATTCGGGTCTACTCCTGGCTTAACCAATAG
- a CDS encoding tyrosine-type recombinase/integrase codes for MTIDEAIESFLNGLRKSPRTVITYRGGLSKFRAYLSESLDIDPSSAPTTALTINQVLNFMSSLAPNDVRTAGEVSAMRSALTYLAAVRKFYAYLVASDLHPELSTEKLSLRLKDALYRFSPPPPRVRTADLERLLSYVKSLPPTQRPHQELRRLKVIALFLLLYRTGMRISELCALRRQDVDLDQGTAFVFRGKGGKSRLTYFDSETAAALAAYWQARLDSAQARVGELPAFSGRDKPGDPGRPISPRTVEAIVATCCRAAGVESTVTPHTFRHGLATELVRRRVRESVVQRVMGHASPATTQIYVHLVGNEIREEYQDAFGHYHPPRPDEPPSTPD; via the coding sequence ATGACTATCGATGAAGCCATCGAATCGTTTCTCAACGGCCTGCGTAAATCGCCCCGCACGGTGATCACCTATCGGGGTGGACTGAGCAAGTTCCGCGCCTACCTGAGCGAGTCCCTAGATATAGATCCCTCCTCTGCCCCCACCACGGCCCTCACCATCAACCAGGTCCTAAATTTTATGTCAAGCTTAGCGCCCAACGATGTCCGCACGGCCGGCGAGGTCTCGGCCATGCGCAGTGCCCTAACCTACCTCGCCGCCGTGCGTAAGTTCTACGCCTACCTGGTCGCCTCCGACCTGCACCCCGAGCTCTCCACCGAAAAACTCTCGCTACGCCTCAAGGACGCCCTCTATCGCTTCTCCCCTCCCCCACCCAGGGTGCGCACGGCCGACCTGGAACGGCTTTTAAGTTATGTCAAGTCCCTGCCCCCCACACAGCGACCGCACCAGGAGCTGCGCCGTCTCAAAGTGATCGCCCTCTTCCTCCTGCTCTATCGCACCGGGATGCGCATCTCCGAGCTGTGCGCCCTGCGGCGCCAGGACGTAGACCTGGACCAGGGAACAGCCTTCGTCTTTCGGGGCAAGGGGGGGAAGTCTCGCCTCACCTATTTCGATAGCGAGACGGCCGCAGCGCTGGCCGCCTACTGGCAGGCCCGTCTGGACAGCGCCCAAGCACGGGTGGGCGAGCTCCCCGCCTTCTCCGGGCGGGATAAACCGGGCGACCCTGGCCGCCCTATCAGCCCACGCACCGTAGAGGCCATCGTCGCCACATGCTGCCGAGCGGCCGGCGTCGAGTCAACCGTCACACCCCACACCTTTCGCCACGGCCTGGCTACCGAACTGGTGCGCCGGCGCGTGCGTGAGTCAGTGGTCCAAAGGGTCATGGGGCACGCCAGCCCAGCGACCACCCAGATCTATGTCCACCTGGTGGGCAACGAGATTCGAGAGGAGTACCAGGATGCTTTCGGCCACTACCATCCCCCACGGCCGGATGAACCCCCCTCCACCCCAGATTGA
- a CDS encoding helix-turn-helix domain-containing protein has translation MEDFRQLLSRYRQRAGLSQNALARRVGVNPAYINRLEKGSRGAGKRWLVEAVVEALGLGRGEGDMLLAAAGHLPTALLRLGPLDPTLQLVADVLSDEGIPESQKELFRLHIRLAAMPWRGITIEG, from the coding sequence ATGGAGGATTTTCGACAGTTGCTGAGTCGCTATCGGCAACGGGCGGGGCTATCGCAGAATGCCCTGGCTCGTCGGGTGGGGGTTAACCCGGCCTATATCAATCGGCTGGAGAAGGGCAGCCGGGGGGCGGGCAAGCGCTGGCTGGTGGAGGCCGTAGTGGAGGCCTTAGGACTGGGGCGAGGAGAGGGCGATATGCTCCTGGCTGCGGCTGGTCACCTTCCCACAGCTCTCCTCAGGCTCGGTCCGCTCGACCCCACCCTGCAGCTGGTGGCCGATGTCCTTTCCGACGAGGGCATCCCTGAGAGTCAGAAGGAGCTCTTTCGGCTACACATAAGGCTGGCGGCTATGCCCTGGCGCGGGATCACTATAGAGGGCTAA
- a CDS encoding tyrosine-type recombinase/integrase: MPRRSGSTRPNTTPLAQDIQAFLDHCVDEEHSLSTIHTYGQVLASFTTWMAQNHPAVTAISQLKLNQLQQFRRYLRERSAAYGRELSPRTQAKYLATIRSLLRYYTTVQGELVLPPEQIRLPRVGREDDRPRRPLSRGDLQRLLEQPDVSKPWGLRDRAIIALLINSGLRVSELCSLNRSDVREDLLGQHPFLEVTVSPHARRIRSIYLDAFTQEQLAAYLAVRQDRYPPLFVRHKPGKGKENDDPQHRLTRQMVARMLNKYAREAGLTTLPSAQQLRRARFSPGP, from the coding sequence TTGCCGAGGCGTAGCGGAAGCACCAGGCCCAATACCACACCACTAGCCCAGGATATACAGGCATTCCTCGACCACTGTGTGGATGAGGAGCATTCCCTTTCCACCATCCACACCTATGGCCAGGTGCTCGCCTCCTTCACCACCTGGATGGCCCAAAACCACCCCGCGGTGACAGCTATAAGCCAGCTAAAACTGAATCAGCTGCAGCAATTTCGCCGCTACCTGCGCGAGCGCAGCGCAGCCTACGGCCGGGAGCTCAGTCCGCGCACTCAGGCCAAATACCTAGCCACCATACGATCGCTACTCCGCTACTACACCACGGTGCAGGGAGAGCTGGTGCTCCCCCCAGAGCAGATCAGGTTGCCCAGAGTGGGGAGGGAGGACGATCGCCCGCGGCGCCCCCTCAGCAGGGGTGATCTACAGCGATTACTGGAGCAGCCGGATGTCAGCAAGCCTTGGGGATTGCGTGATAGGGCTATCATCGCTCTCTTGATCAATAGCGGACTGCGCGTCAGCGAGCTGTGTTCGTTGAATCGCAGCGACGTTCGGGAAGACCTCTTAGGCCAGCATCCCTTCTTGGAGGTCACGGTATCCCCACACGCCCGCCGCATCCGCTCGATTTACCTTGATGCCTTCACCCAGGAGCAGTTGGCTGCCTACTTAGCTGTGCGCCAGGATCGCTACCCCCCACTATTCGTACGTCATAAGCCAGGAAAGGGGAAGGAAAACGACGATCCGCAGCATCGCTTAACTCGTCAGATGGTAGCGCGCATGCTTAATAAATATGCCCGAGAGGCAGGGCTTACAACACTGCCTTCAGCTCAACAGCTTCGCCGCGCCCGCTTCAGCCCGGGGCCGTAG
- a CDS encoding response regulator transcription factor: MIQRPVVLLVDTEATRRQEVSTALRGVGWLVEERGNSAEAPQLLWDRNIDAVVIALPPSEGHALCRLLRRSADVPILLVGNTRQIDRVLRAFECGADDYIGEPIDSREMIARLTALLRRTALAERRQQRRIRIDGLQIDSLERRVIVAGREVNLSPTEFDLLYLLASNPGTPLQRRLLYHRIWNSPYQGDTNLIDVCVRRLRRKIERKPSAPQWVKTVRGVGYMFAGTS, encoded by the coding sequence GTGATACAGAGACCGGTCGTACTTCTAGTTGATACAGAGGCTACTCGACGTCAAGAGGTCAGCACTGCCTTAAGGGGGGTAGGTTGGCTGGTGGAGGAGAGGGGGAATAGTGCTGAGGCACCGCAGCTACTTTGGGATAGGAACATCGATGCCGTGGTGATCGCCCTGCCTCCCAGCGAGGGGCATGCTCTCTGTCGACTACTCCGCCGTTCGGCCGACGTGCCCATCTTGCTGGTAGGAAATACGCGGCAGATAGACAGAGTGCTGCGCGCCTTTGAGTGTGGGGCCGATGACTATATAGGTGAGCCGATCGACTCACGCGAGATGATCGCCCGCCTAACGGCCCTGTTGCGCCGAACGGCGTTGGCCGAGCGGCGGCAGCAACGGCGTATCCGCATCGATGGACTCCAGATCGACTCCCTGGAGCGCCGCGTCATTGTCGCTGGCCGGGAGGTGAACCTCTCCCCAACGGAGTTCGATCTATTATACCTGCTGGCCAGCAATCCCGGTACTCCACTGCAAAGGCGGCTGCTGTACCATAGGATTTGGAATAGCCCTTACCAGGGCGATACCAACCTGATTGATGTTTGCGTACGCCGCTTGCGCCGCAAGATAGAGCGGAAGCCTTCGGCCCCGCAGTGGGTGAAGACGGTACGTGGGGTTGGCTACATGTTCGCTGGAACGAGCTAA